In the genome of Coregonus clupeaformis isolate EN_2021a chromosome 1, ASM2061545v1, whole genome shotgun sequence, one region contains:
- the LOC121543187 gene encoding monocarboxylate transporter 6-like: MNRRKGSKGAGDCDSLQMESKAPEQTPNMGQKNGEIMDSEEVENGKSEPIVPVAMDGAVTAPDGGWGWVVLVATILVLALTLGFPSCMGIFYTDLQMEFQASNQETSWVPSIMTSVLHAGGPFCSVLVERFGCRTTVMLGGVLSGLGMAASSFTHTITELYVTAGVITGLGFCFSFQPAVTILGHYFVRRRAFANAVSSSGTALGLCTLPLLGNYLHTELGWRGSFLVLGAVLLNCCVCGAVMRPLWGRRHRGQPLMNHRPLQPEEEKPTGRMRALWAGLTSALHHHMAFDLLRNNLRYRLYAVGITWMMLGFVVPLIYLVPYATAHDMEQSRAALLLSILGIVNIVVRPPIGLLFSLPWFKGRHIYVFSAALLMNGLSNSICCIDASFSVLLVYVVTYGLSMSVVGSLMFTVLMDTLDMSRFPAALGLLAIMESVTLLIGPPLAGIMVDRTGEYFYVFFACSATVASSAVFLMVSFYWLDRRVLKGQQVPPQVSPPKPASVNNVVSQCQYSSVPTKGDKDKASDSETGDAARL, from the exons ATGAACCGGAGGAAAGGCAGCAAGGGGGCAGGGGACTGTGACAGCCTCCAGATGGAGAGCAAGGCCCCTGAGCAGACACCTAACATGGGGCAGAAGAATGGAGAGATCATGGACTCTGAAGAGGTGGAGAATGGCAAGTCTGAACCCATAGTCCCTGTGGCCATGGATGGGGCCGTCACTGCACCTgatgggggttggggctgggtgGTGTTGGTGGCCACCATCCTGGTGCTAGCCCTGACTCTGGGCTTCCCCTCCTGCATGGGAATTTTCTACACGGACCTACAGATGGAGTTCCAGGCCAGCAACCAAGAGACTTCCTGGGTGCCTTCAATAATGACATCAGTGCTTCATGCTggag GTCCATTCTGCAGTGTATTGGTGGAGAGGTTTGGTTGCCGGACGACGGTGATGCTGGGCGGGGTCTTGAGTGGGCTTGGAATGGCGGCCAGCTCGTTTACCCACACCATCACTGAGCTCTACGTCACAGCTGGGGTTATCACAG GACTTGGATTCTGCTTCAGCTTCCAGCCCGCAGTGACCATTCTCGGGCACTATTTTGTGCGGCGGCGGGCTTTCGCCAACGCAGTGTCGTCCTCGGGCACTGCCCTGGGCTTGTGCACCCTGCCTCTCCTGGGCAACTACCTCCACACTGAGCTGGGCTGGCGGGGGAGCTTTCTGGTGCTGGGGGCCGTCCTGCTCAACTGCTGCGTGTGCGGAGCTGTGATGAGGCCCCTATGGGGCCGCAGACACCGTGGCCAGCCCCTGATGAACCACAGGCCTCTTCAGCCGGAGGAGGAGAAGCCAACGGGGAGGATGAGGGCCTTGTGGGCCGGTCTGACGTCCGCCCTGCACCATCACATGGCATTTGACCTCTTACGTAACAACCTGCGGTACCGTTTGTACGCTGTGGGCATCACCTGGATGATGCTTGGCTTCGTGGTGCCGCTGATCTACCTGGTGCCCTACGCCACGGCCCACGACATGGAGCAGAGCCGGGccgccctcctcctctccatcctgggtATCGTCAACATCGTGGTGCGGCCGCCCATTGGCCTGCTCTTCAGCCTACCCTGGTTCAAGGGGCGCCACATCTACGTGTTCTCTGCTGCTCTGCTGATGAATGGGCTGAGTAATAGTATCTGCTGTATCGATGCCAGCTTCTCCGTGCTGTTGGTGTATGTGGTGACCTACGGCCTGTCCATGAGCGTGGTGGGTTCGCTGATGTTCACCGTCCTCATGGATACGTTGGACATGAGTCGCTTCCCAGCTGCCCTGGGCCTGCTCGCCATCATGGAGAGTGTCACGCTGCTGATCGGGCCCCCGCTCGCAG GAATCATGGTGGACAGAACTGGGGAGTATTTTTACGTCTTCTTCGCCTGCAGTGCTACTGTTGCCTCATCAGCTGTATTCCTCATGGTGTCTTTCTACTGGCTGGATAGAAGGGTGCTAAAGGGGCAGCAGGTGCCACCTCAGGTTTCCCCACCAAAGCCTGCCAGTGTTAACAACGTGGTCTCCCAGTGCCAATACAGCAGTGTGCCCACAAAGGGGGACAAAGACAAGGCCTCAGACTCTGAGACGGGGGATGCCGCCCGCCTGTGA